The Sorangiineae bacterium MSr11954 DNA segment CATCGGAGGTGGCCGGCCCTCTGCAGAGCCGCGGCCGCGCGGCCCAAGTTCGCCTGGTCTTCCGGCTCGATCTCTCACCGCTCTTGCCGCGCCTCCACGACGCCGTACGCGGCTTCGCCTCCCCCAACTGCGAAACGGGACGCATCGTCATCCTCGACGTGCCGCGCAACTACGAGCTCCCGGTGCACGCCACCTTGCGCTTCCCCGGGACCCACGAGGACGTGCACCGCACCCTGGTGCTCAACAAAAACGGCCTTTGCCGGATCGACGAGCGCGCCGCTACCTAGCTCCTGCCGGATCGACGAGCGCGCCGCTACCTAGCTCCCGCCGGATCGACGAGCGCGCCGCTACCTAGCTCCTGCCGGATCGACGAGCGCGCCGCTACCTAGCTCCTGCCGGATCGACGAGCGCGCCGCTACCTAGCTCCTTCGTTCTTCGCGTGCCGCCGCGCATGCCGCGCGAGGTACACCACGATGATCCCATTGATCACCAGCACCGCCCCCCGAACGGCGCTCGCATGACGCGCGAGAGCAACGATCTCCGGCGGAAGAAGCAACGATGTGGAGGCGACGACGAGCCACGGTCCCCACCATGCACCGTGGTGCAGCGCCCACCCTTCGAGCAGTGTAAATGTGCCATCGGCAGACAGCACGGTCGCCGCGATCATCAAATAATGCCCGCTGAGCGCACGAACGATGGCATCGCCCAGCCGGTATGCCCATGGGTGTGCCAAATGGTGCAAATGGCGTGACACCATTTCCGCGAGGGCCGCGCCCGAACCCCCGAGGGCCACGATCCAAACGAGGATCGCCAGCACCAGGGTCGCTCCTCCTTTAATGTACTTGTAGGCGATGATGATCCGCAGCCCGGAAGGACGCTCGGATCGCGCAGCCATTCCGGGGGCCATCCGTCGAATGTACACCCATCGACATGGAAACCACTCCGCGCGCGGCAACCCAACCGATGCCGAGATCCCGCGGCGGAACCGAAAATTACCGCACCAAGACAATCATGTGCCGGGAGCGTGAATTCGAATTCGGAGTGCTACCACTTCAATTTGTCCAATTGACATGCAATTCGAGCCCATGAGAGCTTGAGCTCGTATCGTATCGAAAGGCATCCCATGCGATCGAAACGCGATTGGCTATTCGTCCTCGTCGCCGCCAGCAGCATGATTGCGTTCCCGGCCTGTGCCGTGGCGACCGCGGATTCGGGTGGTGAGCCCCGCTCCGAAGGGGCGCTCGCGCCCGCGGCGGCGACGGCGGAGGATTTCGAGGCTGGAACCAAGACCGCGTACGCGGCCGCCAATGTCACGTTCGCGTCGGGCACGTGGAACCTCGACGATGCGCTGGTCGGCACCTTGGACACGGACGTCAAGAATGGCGCCAAGGCCGCGCGCATCCGCAACTCCGGGCGGGTGACCATGGGGTTCGACCGCACCACGGGCGCGGGCACCGTCACCGTCAAGCACGCGACCTTCGGCTCCGACGCCAATGGATCGTGGGGCCTCTTCTACTCGCTCGACCAAGGCAGCACGTGGACCCAGGCCGGCAGCTCCGTCACCACGGCGCCCAGCACGCTCCGCACGGCCACGTTCACCGTCAACCGCGCGGGAAACGTGCGCCTGCAAGTGCGCAAGTTGGACGGTGGAGCCAATCGGGTCGACATCGACGATATCGCCATTGGCGACTATTCCGATGGGGGTGACGGCGGGACCGACGGCGGCGATGGCGGCTCGGACGGAGGCGGCAGCGGTGGCTCCATCAGCGTGCACACCACGCTCGGGCTCCCGTCGCCTGCGACCACCACCAACGCGAACGATTACCTCTCCGTCAAATCGCAATACGTCATTTCGTACAACGGCAGCCGCAAGATCCCCAATTGGGTGAGCTGGGAGCTGAAGACGAGCTACCTCGGGAGCAGCGGCCGCTCCGACGACTTCCGCGCGGACGACACCTTGCCGTCGTGGGTGCCCCAAGCGCTCTTGAGCGACTACAGCGGCAGCGGCTACGACCGCGGCCACATGTGCCCCTCCGGCGATCGCACCGTGACGGCGGCCGCCAACTCGCAGACCTTTTACCTGACGAACATGCTCCCGCAAGCGGCCCACAACAACCGCGGCCCGTGGGAGAAGCTCGAGTCGTACAGCCGCACCCTCGCCAACGCGGGCCGCGAGCTCTTCATCATCTCCGGCGGCATCGTCACCAGCGGCTCGTCCACCATCGGCGCCGGCGTGGTGGTCCCCGACAGCACCTTCAAGGTGGTGGCCGTCCTCGATCACCCCGGGCAGGGCCCCGCCGATCTGACCACCGCCTCGCGCGTGATCGCCATCGTCATTCCAAACGACGACTCCCAGGTGAACCAGAGCGACGATTGGAAGCCGTTCCGGGTCACCGTGCGCAGCATCGAGGCGGCCACGAACTTGAACTTCCTGTCCGAGGTCGCCCCGGCCGTGCAGGACGTGGTCGAGAACCGAATCGACAATCAGTGACCGCTCGGGCGTCCGCGCGTCCGCGTGCGGAAAGGTGAGCGGTCAGCGGGCCGGCGCCGGTCGCGGAGCGGTCTCCGTGCCCGCGGCCGCCAATTGTGCGTTCACCTTGTACATGAGGCCGATCGTACACAGCACGGCGGCGCACACCACGTACCCCAGAACGTCGTACCGATCCAGCTGCCCGCCGGGCGTTTGCACGACGATGAGCCCTGCGATGGATGCCGCGACGCCGCCCGACAGCTGCTGAATGGCCGCGTTGATGGCCATGAACGCGCCGCGATCTTTCATCGCCGGCACGGCCGACAAGAGCGACTGCGACGAGATCACCCGGGCCATGATGCACGCGAAGAGCAGCACATTGAGGAGGATCACCACCTCGATGGGCGTGATGCCGCGCGTGCAATAGATGACGATGATGACCGTGCACACCAGCGAGCCCGCGAGGAACACGCGGTACTTTCCGATCGCGTCGCTCAGGCGGCCGAGCAGCGGGCCCACGACCATCGCCGAGATGCCGGTCACCATGTAGACGAGCGGCAGGCGCCCCAGCGAAATGCCCAAATTGTGGACGCTGAAGGTGCTGCCGAAGGGCATGAGCATGAAGCCTCCCGTCGACAGCAGCATGGTGGTCAGGAACGCCCAGAGATAGCGCGGCTGCGACACGGTCGCGACGATATGCTTGATCGGATTTTGCTCGGACGGGACCTTGAGGTGCGCGTCGATGGGCTGCAGGCGGAACAGAAGGACGAACCAGACCAGGAGCGCCGCGGCCACGATCATCAAGAAGGGGGAGTGCCAGCCCCAATGGTTCGAGAGGTACAATCCGACCGGAATGCCCATGACTTGGCTGGCGGCGAAGGCCGTTTGCACGAACCCCATCACCCGCCCGCGCATCTCGAAGGGAAACAAGTCGGCGATGATGGCGAAGCTGATCGAGCCAATCACCCCGCCGAACAGCCCCGTGACGACGCGGGCCACGAGCAGCATGTGGTAATCGCTGGCGACGCCGCATAGGAGCGTGCCGACGATGAATCCCGAATAGAAGAACATCAGGAGCTTCTTGCGATCGAACTTGTCGGCGAAGCCCGCCGCGAGGATCCCCGAGAGCCCTGCGCTGAACGCATACGCGGACACCACCAAGCCGAATTGGGCGGTGGTGATGTGCAGCTCTTGGAGCAGCAGCGCACCGAGAGGCGACAGGATCATGAAGTCAAGGACGATCGTGAATTGGAGAAACGCGAGTACGGCGACCACGAAGGTCTGATATCCGGTGAATTTCATGCGGCGTGATGCGTTCCTATAGGGCGAGGAGCTCGTCACGACGAGGCCGTAATCGCGCGGTGAATGCGCTTGACCTCGAGGGCGCTCGCGGCCCTACGATATGGCGCGGGGGCGTCTAGCGCGAATCTTTGGACGAAAGACGGCCTTCGGCGATGGCGGCCACCGTGAGATCTTCGCCGCCCAGCAAGGTGCCGCGCAAGAACACCTGCGGGAAGGTGGGCCAACCGCTCCACAGTTTGATGGCGAGCCGCTTTTTCCACCCAGAGAAATAGCTTCCGTACTCGAGATACTTAAATGTGATTCCGGCGGCGGTGAGGGCCTTGCGCGCGCGCTTCACATGTGGATTCTGCGCCATGCCGACCACCACCACGGGGGACACAGCGATCGCGCGCTCCACCTCCTGGATCACGTCCGCGTGAAAGGCGGACATTTGCCGGAGGGCCTCCGGCGCGATGCGGGCTGGTACGAGGAGCGGTTTGCCGGCGAGGGTGCCGGCGACTTGCAGTGCCATGGCGCACATCTTACGTCGCGGTGCGCGGCAGGCTCGACCCGCCGGCCAAAATTCACGAATTTTCACACTTCGGCCGGTCGGCGGGGCTTCACAGATTTTCACACTTCAATCGCGCCGCGAGGAACTCGGTGAAGAGCCGCGTCTTCGCGCCCAGCCGCGCGTTCGTCGCCGGAAAGACGGCTTGAATCGGGACCGCGGGCGTCTCGAAGTCCGCGAGGATCAACTCGACCGCGCCCTCGTCCACCAACGGCCGGATCTGCCAGAGCGGCGCATTGCCCACGCCGAGACCCGACGCGACCGCGGCGTGGGACGCGGCCGCGTCGTCGGTGAAAAAGCGCCCCGCTACTTTGATGTTCACGGGCTTGCCGTGAACCTGAAAGGGCCATGACGTCGGGCTCCGATCCGCGGTGCGGATGACGCAGACGTGCTTCATCAGATCGCGCGGATGCTCGGGCCGTCCATGTGCGGCGAAGTAGCGCGGCGCCCCGAAGACCACCAGGCGAAGGCTCCCCAGGCGGCGCGTCTTGAGCGGCGAGTCGGGCATGGTCCCGATGCGCACCGCCAGATCCAGCCCCGACTCCATGAGATCGACGAAGCGATCGGACAGGAGGAGCTCCACCTCGATCTTGGGGTGCCGATCCATGAAGGCCGCGATCACGGGGACGATGTACGCGGGCCCGAACAGCACCGAGGCGCCGATCCGCAGCCGCCCCGAGGCTTCGTCGCTCTGCTGGGCGGCCTCGAGCGCGGCCTCGCGGAGGGTGTCGAGCGCGGGCTTGATCCGCTGGTAAAAGGCCGAGCCGGTGTCGGTGGGCAACACCCGCCGCGTGGTGCGGCGGATCAACGAAGCGCCCACGTTGCGCTCGAGCGCCGACAGCGATCGGCTCACCGATTGGAGCGTGCGCCGCAGATGGCGCGCGGCGGCGGTGAGGCTCCCGCGCTCCACGATGGCCACGAACGCTTCGAGATCGTCGATTCGGTCGATGCTCATTGTTCCGGTACGCGGAACGAATTCTCGCACTTTTCGCGCGTTGCCGCGAGCCTCGGGCGAGCCAATCCTCTCCGTCGTGAAGGTTCGAGGGCCTCCCATCGCGGAGCGTTCGAGGACCGCATCGCCGAAGTGAACGCCGACGCGCGCGCGCGCGAAAGGAAAGAACATGTCCGGATCGAGACCCGTCGTTTTGGTGGTGGGCGCCCCAGGCCGTTTTGCAGGGCTGGTCGTCCCCGAGCTCGCCCGCCGCGGCGCCGTGGTGCGCGCGCTGGTGCAGCACGAGCACGAGGTGGACGCCGTGCGCGCGAACGGCGCCGCGGAGATCGCCGTGGGCGATCTGCGCGATGGCGCGAGCCTCGATGCGGCGGTCCGAGGGGCCTTCGGGGTCTTTCACATCGGCCCCGCGTTCGTGGCCGACGAGGCCGAGCTCGGTCTCGCCATGGTCGCGGCCGCCCAGCGCGGCGGGGTGCGCAAGTTCGTCTTCTCGAGCGTGATCCAGCCGACGAACTTTCGTCTGAAGAACCACGCGACCAAGCAACCCGTCGAGGAGGCGCTCTTTGGATCGGGCCTCGAATACACCATCTTGCAGCCGACGAACTTCTTCCAAAACATCGGCGGCGCCTGGAGCGCGGTCCTCTCGACCGGCGTCTTCGCCGAGCCCTTTCCAAAGACCGCGCGCGTCGCCCGCGTGGACTACCGCGATGTGGCCGAGGTGGCCGCCATCGCGCTCACCTCGGACCGCCTGACGTATGGAACCTTCGAGCTCTGCGAGGGCACCATGCCGAACCGCGAGGACATCGCGGCCATGATGAGCCACGCGCTGGGCCGCCGCATCGAGGCGGGCGAGCCCACCTTCAAAGCGTGGGCGCAAAATGCGAACCTGCCGTACGACCTTCGCCAGCGGGAGCTCCTCGCCCGCGTGTTCGAGCACTACGGCGCGCACGGCTCCGGCGGCAACGGCTTGGTGCTCCGCGCCATCTTGGGCCGCGCGCCGCGCACCTTGCCGGCTTACATCGACGAGCTGGCGCGCGCCGCCCGCTGAGTCACGCGCGGCTCACCCCGCACCTGGGAGCGGGGGCGCGCGAAGGGGGACGGGGGTCGACTGCACGATGGAGGTCGTGGTTTGGCCGAAGAGCAAGAAGCGGTCGAGGATGCGATCGAGGTTCTCGAGCGCGTCGATGTGCAGCTTCAAGATGAAGCAGTCCTCCCCCGTGACGCGATGGCATTCGACGACCTGCGGGATGGCCTGCGCGAGCTCGATGAGCTTGGGCAGCTTGCCCGGCATGGGGCGAATGCGAACGTAGATGGTGATGGGCAAGCCGAGCGCGGCCGGGTCCAGCTCGAGGCGGTAGCCTTTGATGATCCCCGCGTCCTCCATGCGCTGCACGCGCTCCTTGACGGCCGGCGCCGACATGCCGATGCGCCGGGCGAGCTCGGACACGGGGATGCGCGGATCGTCTCGCAAGAGCCGCAGGATCTCGGCGTTGCGCGGGTCGCAGACCAGGTTCATGGTTCGCAGGCTCAATCGCATCTACTCCTTCGAAACAAAGGCAAAACCGCTTGAAAAGCTTCGACTCGGCATGGACGAAGCGGCGGTTCTTCCCCATTATGTGAAGCACGAGGAGCGAACATGCAATACGTGAGGTTGGGATCGTCGGGGTTGAAGGTCTCTCGGATCTGTCTCGGGATGATGAGCTATGGCGATCCGGCGCACCGCAAATGGCATTTGAGCGAGGCCGATGGCGAGCCGATCGTGCGCAAGGCCGTGGAGAGCGGGATCACGTTCTTCGACACCGCCGACATGTACTCCAACGGCGTGAGCGAGGAGGTCACGGGGCGCCTCCTCCGCAAGCTCTTTGCCCGCCGCGACGAGTACGTGCTCGCCACCAAGGTCTATTACCCCATGGGCTCGGGGCCGAACGATCAGGGCTTGTCGCGCAAGCACATCATGTCCAGCATCGACGCGTCCTTGAAGCGCCTGGGGCTGGACCACGTGGATCTCTATCAGATCCACCGATGGGACAACGAGACGCCCATCGAGGAGACGATGGCCGCGCTGCACGACGTGGTGAAATCCGGAAAGGCGCGCTACATCGGCGCGTCCAGCATGTACGCGTGGCAGTTCTCGAAGGCGCAATACACGGCGTCGCTCGCGGGCACCACCCGGTTCGTGTCGATGCAGAACCACTACAACTTGGTCTATCGGGAGGAGGAGCGCGAGATGATCCCGCTCTGCATCGATCAAGGCGTGGGGCTCATCCCTTGGAGCCCGCTCGCGCGCGGTCTGCTCGCGGGCACCTGGGAGCGCGGCGGCGGCCGCAACACCGTTCGCGCGGGCAGCGACGCCTACGCCGAGACACTCTACACCGACGCGGACTTCGATGTCGTCGACGCCGTGCGCAGGGTGGCCGAGGCGCGCGGGCTCCCGGCGGCGCAAGTGGCCTTGGCGTGGCTGCTCGGAAAGCGCGAGGTGTCCGCGCCCATCGTGGGCGCCACCAAGCTGCGTCACCTCGAAGATGCGCTGGCGGCCGTAAACGTGGCCCTGAGCGCGGAGGAATCGGCGCAGCTGGAGGCGCCGTACAAGCCGCGCGCGCTGGCGGGGCTCGCGTAAGCGGCGCGCGCGACCGAAGGCGCGGTGCGGACCATGGTGGTCGTGTGGCGAATGTTGCGATGGGTGATGTCGCGAGTGTTGCGACAGTCGTGACAAGGCCGAGGTGACATATTTGGATCGCCGCGATCGTGGACGAACCCCGAGGAGTTTCGAGCATCGCCGTGGGCGATGTCGCGAAAGCCATTGCGTCGGTTGAAGGCTTTATGCAGATTCGCACGCCCTATCGCGGAGGGTGCCATGAATCGGCCGGCGTGTGTGCTGTCAATCGGACTGGGTTGGATGGTCGTGGCGTGCGTCCACTCGGAGATCTCTCCGATCAACGGGGTCAAGCTTTCACCGCGCCCCGAGGGTTGCTGCGCTCCGAAACCAATTGCTCGATGCGCTTACACAGATCTTCGTGGCCGTTCGTGCTCTTCATGTGATCCAAATCGCACCTTCGCCATCATGCCGGCAAGCCCACACCGAACGGTTGCCGTCAATATCTTGCTGGCGCGTGCTCGTCTCGTCGCGTGGACGTCCGCGCTGTCGATCGCCAGCAGCGAACCATCATCCGTCAGTCCAAAGGCGCCCACCACGCGTCAAGACTGCAGCCTCCACCGCCCAGCGCCGCTCCAACGGCGGTCAAGCAGACGTGCTCTTGGAGCCACTCGGCAACTTGCAGCGATCGATTCTCGAAGTCGGGGGCATCGAGCCCGCCAAAGGACGTGCTGGCGTCGTAGTGTTTCCGGCAATCGATTCGAAGCTGCGCATCAGGCGGCATCGGCGGCGTTGCCTGCCATGCATACTTCCCGCGCGATCGGAAGCTGTCGAGGCATTCGGAGGTGCAGAACCACAGTCCGGGGCTGACGACGAGCGGTTCGCGAGCCGCGACGTCCACCTCGGATCGCAATCGCGTGCCGCATGCGGCGCAAAGCATTCGCGTCTGAATGGAGAGTGCTTGGTACTCGATGGACCGCCACAACCCTCGTGAGCGCAGGTCCTCGTGCCACTCGACGTCCAAGTCGTCATTCCAGGGCGGGTCGATCGCCGTGAGGTCGGAGACGACCACGAGTCTGCAAGCATCGGTGAGACGCGCAACCGTGTGAACCGCGAAGAGCTCCGCAACGGCCCGGTTGCCAGCCTGAAAACCATCCCACTTCCACGGCTTCTGCGAGCCGAGCCACGCATGGTGCCGACACGTCGTGCAGGCCAGAGTCCACTCGACACCCATGCAAGCTATCTAAACACCGAACGTGCACGCACGCATACCTCGATCGCGCTACGCTAGTCCTCACGGCGAGGTGGCGCCCTTCGCCCTCGGGAAATATCGCGTGAGATGGCGACACCCGACGGCACGGACCCGACCGGCCCGCCGCAGCAAGGTCACCGACCGGTGCAGCTCGCGCGCGGACACGCCCACTGCGGGGCCAGTACCGTCATCGTTTCGCCGGGCTTGGCGCACACGGCGCGGTAGAACCGTTCGCCGAGCGCCGCGACATCCGCCGATGGGCGTCGCTTTCTCTCATCCAACGGTCTGCCCCGTCGGGGAGCGACCGCCGGCGCCACTGCGGCCGATACAAATGCCCGATCGACCGCTTCTCGCGCCGCCCTGTGGCTCGCTACGATGTGCTCCAAAACCAATTGCGCGATGCGCTTGCACAGATCTTCGTGGCCGTTCGTGCTCTTCATGTGACCCAAATCGCACCTTCGCGATCGGGCCCGCAAGCCCACCTCTGAACGGTTACCATGGAGAGGCTGGCGTTGCCGCGACCGACAGGCGCCTCAACGGCTCGGGAGCGCCGGCCCCCGGCCTCGGAGGAGTTGGTGTTGACCTTTGGAAGGAGATCTACGAGGACAGAGGGACCACCATCATCCATCCATTTACGCGTAAGCCGGTTACGACGAAGGTGCGAGGGAACGCGAAAGGGCGCCCCTGGGGTTCATAACGATCGTTGACAGATTTCGACGACCGAACGCGGCGACGGGACGAGCTCTCGTCGGACGAGCCTCAGCGCCGTCAGTATCGGGCGCTGCGCGGAGGCTGTTGCCCTCGAGAAGAAACACGTGCCCAGCGATGTGGGGCTATGGAGCTACGAGGTTCGGAGGTGTGCGGAGCGAAAGGCCATCCGCATCTTCCCTGTACACGCGCGGACATGCGGACGCGGGGCCGTCGCCGCGGGCGAAGATGGCGAGGTGGTTGGCGACTTTGCGCTCGCGGCCGTCGGTGGGATAATTGAGGACGCCTTGGCCTTGGAGCCACATGGTGGCGGAGCCGCCGCCGTCCAGGTTGAGCGCATCGTCGGCGCCCAGGCGGAGCATGAGCTCTCCGAGCTCGTTGCACGTCATGCCCACGCGCGAGGTGGCGCGCCCGTCGACGACGGCGACGAGCAGCGTGCTGCCGTCTTTGGTGAGGCCCACGGCCGTGCGCGGGTTTCGTTGGCAGAGAACGGCGTGGCCCGAGGTGTCGGGGATCGTTCCATCCACCAAGACGGTGGGGCGACCGCCGACCACGTCGGTCATCCACGCTTCCGGTTTTCGAATCCCAAGGTCGCGAAGGATCTCGAGGCGATGTGCGCCAATGGCCAATTGGCCGGTGCTGGCGTCGTCCGGTTTGCCCGCCGGCCATAGCGCGCCGCCGCCGATGGCGAATCCGCGCTCCAGACCAAAACCGGAGACGAAGAAATCGCCGTTGATGGCCGCTTGGGCCCTCATCGATGCACCGAACGCCGACGTCGTCTGCCCGCGCTCCTCGTACTTGGTCGCGCGAAACGAAATACCGCTCTCGCACAAATCAATCGCGAGCGCGTGGATGTTCTGATTGGGATTCGTGGTGACCCGGTGCAAATGCCGCACACCGCGAAAAGGCTCGGTCCACGTGTCCCCGATGAGCAGGGGCTCCTCGAGCCCCGCCTCGTCGCGCGCCGATTCCTCGAGCCCCGCATCGTCGCGCGCCGATTCGGCACGCGCCGCCTCGGCAAACACTGCATCGGCACGCACCGTCTGCGCACGCGATGTTTCGGGGCCCATGG contains these protein-coding regions:
- a CDS encoding DUF2127 domain-containing protein; this translates as MAARSERPSGLRIIIAYKYIKGGATLVLAILVWIVALGGSGAALAEMVSRHLHHLAHPWAYRLGDAIVRALSGHYLMIAATVLSADGTFTLLEGWALHHGAWWGPWLVVASTSLLLPPEIVALARHASAVRGAVLVINGIIVVYLARHARRHAKNEGAR
- a CDS encoding DNA/RNA non-specific endonuclease; protein product: MRSKRDWLFVLVAASSMIAFPACAVATADSGGEPRSEGALAPAAATAEDFEAGTKTAYAAANVTFASGTWNLDDALVGTLDTDVKNGAKAARIRNSGRVTMGFDRTTGAGTVTVKHATFGSDANGSWGLFYSLDQGSTWTQAGSSVTTAPSTLRTATFTVNRAGNVRLQVRKLDGGANRVDIDDIAIGDYSDGGDGGTDGGDGGSDGGGSGGSISVHTTLGLPSPATTTNANDYLSVKSQYVISYNGSRKIPNWVSWELKTSYLGSSGRSDDFRADDTLPSWVPQALLSDYSGSGYDRGHMCPSGDRTVTAAANSQTFYLTNMLPQAAHNNRGPWEKLESYSRTLANAGRELFIISGGIVTSGSSTIGAGVVVPDSTFKVVAVLDHPGQGPADLTTASRVIAIVIPNDDSQVNQSDDWKPFRVTVRSIEAATNLNFLSEVAPAVQDVVENRIDNQ
- a CDS encoding MFS transporter, whose translation is MKFTGYQTFVVAVLAFLQFTIVLDFMILSPLGALLLQELHITTAQFGLVVSAYAFSAGLSGILAAGFADKFDRKKLLMFFYSGFIVGTLLCGVASDYHMLLVARVVTGLFGGVIGSISFAIIADLFPFEMRGRVMGFVQTAFAASQVMGIPVGLYLSNHWGWHSPFLMIVAAALLVWFVLLFRLQPIDAHLKVPSEQNPIKHIVATVSQPRYLWAFLTTMLLSTGGFMLMPFGSTFSVHNLGISLGRLPLVYMVTGISAMVVGPLLGRLSDAIGKYRVFLAGSLVCTVIIVIYCTRGITPIEVVILLNVLLFACIMARVISSQSLLSAVPAMKDRGAFMAINAAIQQLSGGVAASIAGLIVVQTPGGQLDRYDVLGYVVCAAVLCTIGLMYKVNAQLAAAGTETAPRPAPAR
- a CDS encoding glutaredoxin, coding for MALQVAGTLAGKPLLVPARIAPEALRQMSAFHADVIQEVERAIAVSPVVVVGMAQNPHVKRARKALTAAGITFKYLEYGSYFSGWKKRLAIKLWSGWPTFPQVFLRGTLLGGEDLTVAAIAEGRLSSKDSR
- a CDS encoding LysR family transcriptional regulator, which encodes MSIDRIDDLEAFVAIVERGSLTAAARHLRRTLQSVSRSLSALERNVGASLIRRTTRRVLPTDTGSAFYQRIKPALDTLREAALEAAQQSDEASGRLRIGASVLFGPAYIVPVIAAFMDRHPKIEVELLLSDRFVDLMESGLDLAVRIGTMPDSPLKTRRLGSLRLVVFGAPRYFAAHGRPEHPRDLMKHVCVIRTADRSPTSWPFQVHGKPVNIKVAGRFFTDDAAASHAAVASGLGVGNAPLWQIRPLVDEGAVELILADFETPAVPIQAVFPATNARLGAKTRLFTEFLAARLKCENL
- a CDS encoding NmrA family NAD(P)-binding protein codes for the protein MSGSRPVVLVVGAPGRFAGLVVPELARRGAVVRALVQHEHEVDAVRANGAAEIAVGDLRDGASLDAAVRGAFGVFHIGPAFVADEAELGLAMVAAAQRGGVRKFVFSSVIQPTNFRLKNHATKQPVEEALFGSGLEYTILQPTNFFQNIGGAWSAVLSTGVFAEPFPKTARVARVDYRDVAEVAAIALTSDRLTYGTFELCEGTMPNREDIAAMMSHALGRRIEAGEPTFKAWAQNANLPYDLRQRELLARVFEHYGAHGSGGNGLVLRAILGRAPRTLPAYIDELARAAR
- a CDS encoding Lrp/AsnC family transcriptional regulator produces the protein MSLRTMNLVCDPRNAEILRLLRDDPRIPVSELARRIGMSAPAVKERVQRMEDAGIIKGYRLELDPAALGLPITIYVRIRPMPGKLPKLIELAQAIPQVVECHRVTGEDCFILKLHIDALENLDRILDRFLLFGQTTTSIVQSTPVPLRAPPLPGAG
- a CDS encoding aldo/keto reductase — its product is MQYVRLGSSGLKVSRICLGMMSYGDPAHRKWHLSEADGEPIVRKAVESGITFFDTADMYSNGVSEEVTGRLLRKLFARRDEYVLATKVYYPMGSGPNDQGLSRKHIMSSIDASLKRLGLDHVDLYQIHRWDNETPIEETMAALHDVVKSGKARYIGASSMYAWQFSKAQYTASLAGTTRFVSMQNHYNLVYREEEREMIPLCIDQGVGLIPWSPLARGLLAGTWERGGGRNTVRAGSDAYAETLYTDADFDVVDAVRRVAEARGLPAAQVALAWLLGKREVSAPIVGATKLRHLEDALAAVNVALSAEESAQLEAPYKPRALAGLA
- a CDS encoding phosphodiester glycosidase family protein, giving the protein MKRIRNFVGRMMFVGVSFLALAMGPETSRAQTVRADAVFAEAARAESARDDAGLEESARDEAGLEEPLLIGDTWTEPFRGVRHLHRVTTNPNQNIHALAIDLCESGISFRATKYEERGQTTSAFGASMRAQAAINGDFFVSGFGLERGFAIGGGALWPAGKPDDASTGQLAIGAHRLEILRDLGIRKPEAWMTDVVGGRPTVLVDGTIPDTSGHAVLCQRNPRTAVGLTKDGSTLLVAVVDGRATSRVGMTCNELGELMLRLGADDALNLDGGGSATMWLQGQGVLNYPTDGRERKVANHLAIFARGDGPASACPRVYREDADGLSLRTPPNLVAP